Proteins encoded by one window of Channa argus isolate prfri chromosome 1, Channa argus male v1.0, whole genome shotgun sequence:
- the mrpl2 gene encoding 39S ribosomal protein L2, mitochondrial, translating into MAVSCLTRALRSLTVSQPTFLSSQAVAQTKLGTHVPSTVGQCRGFLTTASLEQNRTYWKRREKYTIRPIGMKKTGGRDHSGKIQTHGIGGGHKQRYRWIDFQRLHYESEKEAKPFEEKVVEVRYDPCRSADIALVAGGNRKRWIIATENMQAGDIIKTSGVIGRMAVSANEGDAYPLGALSVGTLVNNLEIQPGKGAEYIRAAGTSGVLLRKVNGTAIVQLPSKQQVQVLETCVATVGRVSNVDHNKRIIGKAGRNRWLGIRPSSGLWKRKGGWAGRKIKPLPPMKSYINLPAISAK; encoded by the exons ATGGCGGTGTCCTGTCTAACACGAGCTCTGCGGTCATTGACGGTCTCCCAGCCTACTTTCCTTTCCTCGCAG GCAGTTGCACAGACGAAGCTGGGAACTCATGTGCCCAGCACAGTTGGACAGTGCAGGGGATTCCTCACCACAGCTTCTCTGGAGCAGAACAGGACGTATTGGAAACGGAGGGAGAAGTACACCATCAGGCCTATAGGAAtgaaaaagacaggaggcagagatCATTCAG gAAAGATACAGACACACGGTATTGGAGGTGGCCATAAACAAAGGTACCGGTGGATTGACTTCCAGCGACTGCACTATGAATCTGAAAAAGAGGCCAAGCCTTTTGAAGAGAAGGTTGTGGAAGTTCGATATGACCCGTGCAG GTCTGCTGACATTGCCCTGGTAGCTGGAGGCAACCGTAAAAGATGGATCATTGCTACAGAGAACATGCAGGCTGGAGATATTATTAAAACGTCCGGAGTTATCGGACGTATGGCAG tCTCAGCAAATGAAGGTGATGCCTATCCACTGGGTGCTCTTTCTGTGGGGACACTGGTGAACAACCTAGAAATACAACCAGGAAAAGGGGCAGAGTATATTCGCGCTGCAG GCACAAGTGGTGTTCTACTTCGTAAAGTAAATGGAACAGCAATCGTTCAACTTCCTTCAAAGCAGCAGGTTCAG GTGCTAGAGACCTGTGTGGCAACGGTGGGGCGCGTCTCCAACGTTGACCACAATAAAAGAATCATAGGCAAAGCTGGTCGGAATCGCTGGCTTGGAATTCGTCCTTCAAGTGGCTTGTGGAAGAGGAAGGGGGGCTGGGCTGGACGCAAAATTAAACCTCTCCCTCCAATGAAGAGTTACATCAACCTGCCAGCAATCTCAGCTAAATGA